The following are encoded in a window of Physeter macrocephalus isolate SW-GA chromosome 9, ASM283717v5, whole genome shotgun sequence genomic DNA:
- the LOC102980137 gene encoding protein CutA homolog isoform X4 yields the protein MLRTLSQQLLSVVTGSYVSGTYSIVFVNCPNEQIARDIARAILDKKLTASVNILPKASSLYYWNGEIEEATEILLLIKTKTSKVHLLSSYIRLVHPFEIPEVFSLPMDQGDVHYLKWLEEGMEEE from the exons ATGCTCAGGACCCTTAGCCAGCAGCTCCTTTCAGTTGTCACTGGCAGCTATGTCTCCGGCACTTACTCCATCGTTTTCGTCAACTGTCCCAACGAGCAGATTGCCAGAGATATTGCCAG GGCTATACTGGATAAGAAGCTGACTGCCTCTGTGAACATCCTGCCTAAGGCATCCTCACT ATACTATTGGAATGGAGAAATAGAAGAAGCCACTGAAATCCTGCTG ttaatAAAGACAAAGACTTCCAAGGTCCATTTGCTATCCAGCTACATCAG GTTGGTGCATCCTTTTGAAATCCCAGAGGTCTTCAGTCTTCCCATGGACCAAGGAGATGTGCACTATTTAAAGTGGCTGGAGGAGGGCATGGAGGAGGAATGA
- the LOC102980137 gene encoding protein CutA homolog isoform X3 produces MISVGFCAKLWDIISGSKILTASFLTYPMLRTLSQQLLSVVTGSYVSGTYSIVFVNCPNEQIARDIARAILDKKLTASVNILPKASSLYYWNGEIEEATEILLLIKTKTSKVHLLSSYIRLVHPFEIPEVFSLPMDQGDVHYLKWLEEGMEEE; encoded by the exons atgatCTCTGTGGGATTCTGTGCTAAACTCTGGGACATCATCTCAGGATCTAAG ATCCTGACTGCTTCTTTCCTGACATACCCCATGCTCAGGACCCTTAGCCAGCAGCTCCTTTCAGTTGTCACTGGCAGCTATGTCTCCGGCACTTACTCCATCGTTTTCGTCAACTGTCCCAACGAGCAGATTGCCAGAGATATTGCCAG GGCTATACTGGATAAGAAGCTGACTGCCTCTGTGAACATCCTGCCTAAGGCATCCTCACT ATACTATTGGAATGGAGAAATAGAAGAAGCCACTGAAATCCTGCTG ttaatAAAGACAAAGACTTCCAAGGTCCATTTGCTATCCAGCTACATCAG GTTGGTGCATCCTTTTGAAATCCCAGAGGTCTTCAGTCTTCCCATGGACCAAGGAGATGTGCACTATTTAAAGTGGCTGGAGGAGGGCATGGAGGAGGAATGA
- the LOC102980137 gene encoding protein CutA homolog isoform X1 — protein sequence MRTSRRLNGLGGGPLALKPGSRQRILTASFLTYPMLRTLSQQLLSVVTGSYVSGTYSIVFVNCPNEQIARDIARAILDKKLTASVNILPKASSLYYWNGEIEEATEILLLIKTKTSKVHLLSSYIRLVHPFEIPEVFSLPMDQGDVHYLKWLEEGMEEE from the exons ATGAGGACCAGCCGAAGGTTGAACGGCCTTGGGGGCGGCCCCCTGGCTCTAAAACCAGGCTCTCGGCAGCGG ATCCTGACTGCTTCTTTCCTGACATACCCCATGCTCAGGACCCTTAGCCAGCAGCTCCTTTCAGTTGTCACTGGCAGCTATGTCTCCGGCACTTACTCCATCGTTTTCGTCAACTGTCCCAACGAGCAGATTGCCAGAGATATTGCCAG GGCTATACTGGATAAGAAGCTGACTGCCTCTGTGAACATCCTGCCTAAGGCATCCTCACT ATACTATTGGAATGGAGAAATAGAAGAAGCCACTGAAATCCTGCTG ttaatAAAGACAAAGACTTCCAAGGTCCATTTGCTATCCAGCTACATCAG GTTGGTGCATCCTTTTGAAATCCCAGAGGTCTTCAGTCTTCCCATGGACCAAGGAGATGTGCACTATTTAAAGTGGCTGGAGGAGGGCATGGAGGAGGAATGA
- the LOC102980137 gene encoding protein CutA homolog isoform X2, with the protein MDRLGSLCPLPGYPRPSVLLCLLILTASFLTYPMLRTLSQQLLSVVTGSYVSGTYSIVFVNCPNEQIARDIARAILDKKLTASVNILPKASSLYYWNGEIEEATEILLLIKTKTSKVHLLSSYIRLVHPFEIPEVFSLPMDQGDVHYLKWLEEGMEEE; encoded by the exons ATGGACAGGCTGGGCTCACTGTGCCCTTTGCCAGGCTACCCGCGGCCCTCTGTCCTTTTATGCCTCTTG ATCCTGACTGCTTCTTTCCTGACATACCCCATGCTCAGGACCCTTAGCCAGCAGCTCCTTTCAGTTGTCACTGGCAGCTATGTCTCCGGCACTTACTCCATCGTTTTCGTCAACTGTCCCAACGAGCAGATTGCCAGAGATATTGCCAG GGCTATACTGGATAAGAAGCTGACTGCCTCTGTGAACATCCTGCCTAAGGCATCCTCACT ATACTATTGGAATGGAGAAATAGAAGAAGCCACTGAAATCCTGCTG ttaatAAAGACAAAGACTTCCAAGGTCCATTTGCTATCCAGCTACATCAG GTTGGTGCATCCTTTTGAAATCCCAGAGGTCTTCAGTCTTCCCATGGACCAAGGAGATGTGCACTATTTAAAGTGGCTGGAGGAGGGCATGGAGGAGGAATGA